GCGAAAAGGTCAAGGATGGAAGTGGATGAGAGGGTAAAGGTTTCAGGATTGGAAAATGGAGAAGAAGTAAAACTATGTTCAAATTTtcagattttgttttttttttcagaatttttgtttgaaatttttttctttttttttcgtttttttaaaCTTACTTGATGAGTCACAGACTATTCCTGGAGTAATTTTGAATGCTCGTACTCCTCGtttttgtagctctgataccaaatgatacgatctACCTCGGGGTGAGTTGAGTCGTATTTGaatttgcccgatcgtctatgaAGAAGTAGCCTTCGATTTGTTCgaaaggatgttttaacgtaaataatggccgaaactatgtaaaaggattcaaagatgggtttatggatatgaagtttatgtagttgggtttatggatataaagtttttgtaggtttggttataataaaacgaaaagatggaatggaatggaaatgaaaatgatctcaaaacaaacacgaaccaatattagaaaatattgacccaaatgtttataagttttcaaggtggtcgatggagaatatgagaacctcgacctactacttagcaaagtaggaaccttggcatgtttgaacgccacactacgagtagtgataagttcggttttcaacaaagaaaatggatgacacaactagaacactaggtagccaacaaatctttgagcaaaagagaaaagtttgcctcacaaatttggcgaatatcattaacaaaaatattccaaaaagTAGTTTCCTTCAAAAGGCTGGTTACATGAATTTATAGTGTCAAAAGGAAAGCTAGCTGAAAGGTCACTTTTAATGAAGCTAATAATGAGGCctaatgaaaagtcacaactatagaaattctattccaagtaactccagccttcaatttgatttacttcttcaattaagttgctttcaaagtcttttgaagtctccatgagcaaccaaaagacaccagcttctttgatggagaattgaatgcatttagtgattactcatgaagcaaacggttatggaagatgaaacaaagttgctgcctaatttaaagaagaataatgctctcctttaattgatagaaacaacttcttaatgatatttaaagcctctttgtaacaACCCTCTCTTTCAGAATCgaaatctcttgaaaagtcacattattgaatgcataacagcctttaataataatagatgggagctaaaaagtcacctgcaattaacacatgtaaccgtcacatttaatcatttattaagcttaaaacaaattaacaactaacttaaataaatgaactaacacttatgcatcatttattccagcaacaagtttaattaagagaagcattattaaatgaacttaaattcatgcatcaataaattatcctaggaactagattatttaaagaagcaactattaaataaagttcaacaaaaacacttattaattaaactaagatgagttgaataaatgtccagcaactcatttattaaactaacatgcttaaatgcatggtttaaaatgcaaactaaatgaacaaatgagttacttaatgcaagacttaatttaatgaagctgacttaaactaacatcggagtcacataatgtatgactttattaaatgcagaacacataatgcatgtcataattaaaatatgtatttaataaataagacataattaaagactaaagtaactaagataaatcaagtctttattccaacagcataaatgaatttaaaggtctcattttgcatttgggcacctcgagtttaggccaatctcgatgtAGTCGAGATGTACCGAAACATGATGCGACCGGGATCGCATCATGGAATAGTCGGTTTAGGTACaattggtaaatggagaaatggggttgaataaaaagtgcaaacaagaaccaattctgatttggtatcgacctgttgtttataagctcttttagttcggtttggaattggtaaataaaaacctcgacccactatctaacaagataggaaccttggtatgtttgaacgccacactacgagtagtgataagttcggtttcgacaaagaacaATGGTTGACACACTAGACGCTAGGAAGctaatcgaatctttgaacgaaatttgagaaaaagttttgcctaacaaattcggcagcataacattaacaaaagtctcaaatgttcTTTACATGAAAAAAAATAACAAGTATTTATAAGCCGAATGGCTTTTCATGCttacaaattaagtaaaagaaaattctagaaaattaatCCTTAATGTGCATGACTAGATTCTGCTATGGAAAATGAATTGTGAATGCTTCATGTTTAAGAAATGACAAGTGAATGAATGAAGCTCCAAAGGACACTTGCTAGGTTCGGCCTCCCTTGTTTAATGAAGCAATTAAGTGGCAACCTTTAGCCaaaaatcatgaattaaatggtgtAACTCCAAGGGCCAAAATAGGTGTGAATGCCGTAACCTGAAGAGTCCATAGGTATGAACATGGTGAACCAAAAGGACTTGTTGTGTGAACACAATGTGAACGGAATGTAGAGGTTCATGGAGGAAGTCATTCGGCCAACCATCTCATACATGTATTATGTCCCTTTGACCGAATAGTCACTTGTGTAGATGAAGAGGTAGCACAACATTCATGGCTCTTGgtcattcatgaacctttggaatTAATGTACCTTGCCATTCATGCATTCCACCGATTCATGCATCTTAGCCGTCCATGCACCCTCCAAAAGACATGTTGCTTCAAGCTCCATACATCCATTGAGTTTCTACAAGAAAATGTGAACAaaattaattcaagctaatgtgaacacaaatgtaaacattaaattcggttatgacaatttaattaatatcaataaacacttttaagacatatttaataaaaaaaatgtgaactaaatttaatatgtggtttattaattaactaattaatgaacttattaaataaaaatttaatagcagTCAAATGAAGTCAAAGTAGTCTTCATGAGCTAGAATTCAACTCATGAGCTAAAACCGAGCTGGACTTGGACCCATGAGCTGGTAGTGAGCTGGACCCGAGCTGGGGAACTGAAAGTGAGCTGGTGGCGAGCTCGATGAGTTGAGCTGGACTTGCAGGTAGTTGCATGGTGAGTTCAAGGAACTGGAATCAGCTTTCTCGGAGCGTCCTAATGGCGTTTCCATCCAAAGTTGAGCTACAAAAGCTGTGATGGACTCCTTAAACTTCTTAGCTCGAGCTCGAGTAACAGGACCTTGTAGTAGCACCATAGAATCCTCGCTCGAACTAGCTGAACCATGGGGCGCGATCACATCacatcccatttccatttggacCGAAATGAAGGCGGTTATGCGACAACGATTCATTCCATCCTACTATCATCGGGAGTtgcatcaaaaactccaaaatctcatccaagggacgaagagtgtggaagattattataaagaaatggaagtggCTATGATCCATACCGATATACAAGAAGATCGAGAAGCCACAATGGCTCGCTTTCTAGCGGGACTTAATCGAGAGATTGCAAATGTTGTAGAACTACAACATTACATTGAGGTTGTGGACATGGTCCACATGGCTATCAAAGTGGAGAAGCAGTTGAAGCAAAAAGGTACCACCCGAGCCTATCCTAACACCATTCCTTCTAAATGGGGCCAAAGCACAAGCAAGGGCTTTCCAACAAATCGAACGAAGGATTCCTCAACAATATCTAAGGCGAATAAGCCTATTGCTGAGTCAAGTAAAGGTAAGGCTCCTGAAAGTTCCACCGCCCATTCAAGGGACATAAAGTGCTTCAACTGTTTTGGTCGTGGACATATAGCGAGTCAGTGCCCGAATAGACGTACCATGGTGATAAGGGCCGACGGCGAGATTGAAACGGAGGACGAGGAAGAGAACGAGCCTGAATCGAATTCTAAAGTCAAGGAGGACTTAGAACAACCTGTTGAAGGTGAGTTACTCGTCGTCAAGCGAAGCCTAAGTCTTCAAAGTGTGGAAGATGAACAACAACGTGAGAACATTTTTCATTCGAGATGTCAAGTGCAAGGGAAAGTGTGTAGCATCATAATCGATGGAGGGAGTTGCACAAACGTGGCAAGCACCCTCATGGTAGAAAAGTTGGGGCTATCAACTACCAAGCACCCGAATCCATACAAGCTTCAGTGGCTTAACGATGGCGGTGAACTCAAAGTGACAAAACAAGTCCTAGTGTCCTTTAGCATGGGGAAGTATTCTGATGAAGTATTATGCGATGTAGTGCCGATGCACGCGGGCCATTTACTTCTAGGACGACCATGGCAGTTCGACCGACGGGTGATGCATGATGGTTACACTAATAGATACTCCTTCAAATATCTTGGCAAGAACGTGACACTTGCACCCCTCACTCCGAAGCAAGTGTACGAGGATCAACAAAAACTTAAACTTTCAGTGGAACAagtgagagaaaaagaaaagagtgcaaaagagaaatgatacgatccgcctcagggtgagtcgagtcgtatgtgagtttgcccgatcgtctacgaagaagtagcattagatttgttcaaaaggatgtttaacaaagtttttgtaggtttggttataatgaaacgaaaagttggattggaatggaaatgaaaatgatctcgaaaacagacacgaaccaatattagaaaatattgacccaaatgtttataagttttcaaggtggtcgaatggagaatatgagaacctcgacccgctacttagcaaagtaggaaccttggtatgtttgaacgccacactacgagtagtgataagttcaatTTTCaataaagaaaatggatgacacaactagaacactaggtagccaacaaatctttgaaagaaaacagagaaaagtttgcctcacaaatttggcagaatatcattcaaaaatgtccaaaaagtAGTGTCCCCAAAAGGCTTGGTTACAAGAATTTATAAGGCTAAAATGAGCTAGCCGAATGGTCACATAGTAAAGTGCTATTAAAGGGCTAATTTGATACGAGCACGtcccgcgaacttcatcgaacaagcctgtcaagccgagcattgacatgttggcaagctgatccaagctcgtttccagctccactagCTCaagtccagctcaaatccagcttattgagctcaatccaacttgctgAGCTAAGcagagctcactcctagctcatattcagctcacgagctaaaccttgcTCGACTTgacttaggagtttaatctcggctcaactttagctcacgagctaaagcttagctcattttagtttaacttcggttttgtctttaatgcattaaataaaatttgcacatatttatttaagcattaaacttgtcttatattaatatttgttattgatatgtcatagatatcacataacttaaatgtgttcacattgtgctgaatttatgtgtgttcacatgatatcttatgaattgttttatttcttgtaggtacaatgctcatgaaacgtcccaatgtatgttcctccataaattaggtccatgaaccttcaaaacatgaacattaaatagcccctacttgcatgaacgtctccagtacatgtactcccttaaaccattgaacctcaattctacatgcacctcttcatacattgcaccaagccctacatgaacttgcattaatttccttccatgcatgcatgtgtaccgtccaaagggattggatcttctagatacattcatgcatgaatcttcatcattcatgtaaccgaatgtgcatttgaacccaagcattcatgtattttgtgcattcatgtttttggcaaatacatgaacttgtaaacaccttgaatctggtcatacatgcacctaattaaatgttgttcattcatgcatgtgggatgtccaaaagagatgtttcttcaagcattcattacgccgtccatgagcattgtacctacaagaaataaaacaattcataagatatcatgtgaacacacataaattcagcacaatgtgaacacatttaagttatgtgatatctatgacatatcaataacaaatattaatataagacaagtttaatgcttaaataaatatgtgcaaattttatttaatgcattaaagacaaaaccgaagttaaactaaaatgagctaagctttagctcgtgagctaaagttgagccgagattaaactcctaagtcAAGTCGAgcaaggtttagctcgtgagctgaatatgagctagagTGAGCTTGCTTTAGCTcagcaagttggattgagctcgaatgtCGGATTTGAGCCGACTGAGCTAGTGGAGCTggaacgagcttggatcagcttgccaacatgtcaatgctcgctTGACAGCTTTGTTCGATGAAGTTCatgggcgtgctcgtatcatcctCCCTctttaggcgacttgtcctcaagtcgagctgtttgtccatgggagaactttgactcgtgcatggctttcctcgatcaaatgggatggaagatgtcacacaaacatgaaaaattcttaccacagccagtaaaaagaaactcaaaggagtcagattcaaatgtgttcgatagttcataaaaaattcattcaatcgaacatatgccaaaaatctcaattggtcaaagcaagcatacgtaaatttatcgaagagtttcgttagaccatcgttgcaaacatgaaaactaagttggatcaagggataattggttgaaaatgatggcaggcacttaaacacattattcctcatccaaaaccttttaattttttaattgaatatagcaactcatttggtcctttgtcttgctcatgcaaggtatgccatagccaaaggtatgctaactctttCTTTCGTTTTGAACAACATAAGGGTTGTCTCCAAATTCCAACATAATAATCACATCATtacaatgccaaaaggaaaaatccatcacatcacagtataaataatttccaaacaacaaatcaatggaattttcaacttcaatcgaattgagcaaagatatttgaaaattttcgatgacttaccttgacgaatatgaagagaagacaattgaggattgggtttacctttctcggtcaaaatgaatcttctctctttggatagataacgaagacaaacctattactccgataaatttgaataggtggtgacgcaccatgacatgtcttgctcctcgagggtggaattcacaaaatgagaatggttagtattatcgaaaactatggacttaaatggaaaaggaaagttaccatggaaatttgattcaattccaaaaacatagcttggcttaccttctcgaaatgaaacgaaaatttcagatgtggccaaacaaggtgattaataaatgaatcaaaattgaaacccaaatcattgaatttcaccttcttatcaaaattttgaacatcaagcaaacatattttgattgtaaatgatgcaaagtgcttaatgtttccataaaatgaattcatgtagcaaataccaggcttgaacacatgaacttgatcatttgatttagcaggcaacatgttaaataaggaaaatataatcaactcatcgcatgattcaaatttcactcgttcaattagacttgaaaattggcacaaccaagcatattcattttatcaccaaagaaacgatgcaacatgttatcatgcaagtaaatcaaaggaaacttaaatatgcaaatactcgaacaattttgcatcgtaatttctactcgaatagatagatcaaagcatggaaatcttgcacaaaatttcagagatttatcttgaagaacaaagtcaaacagatcaattacttcatgcaaaaatcttttaacgcatatatcgagcaaagaagttgtgttcatgcaacctttcagaaattcaaatccatcacaaatcatttgaataggcacgtttaaacagaaagatgaattcaaagaatttttataatcaaacaaatcaaaacgtgaaAAACTGCTATCACACACATTCTCAATTGGCACAGGATGAACCAATCCAACAGAATCAACAAAATTGTcattataaaacatgtcataagacgGAATCTTCATGACATCTTTTGAAACAACATCGTTAACATTAGTATGTGAAcagtaattaaccaaatcaaaagatggaagattttcaaaaataaggccataaaaatctatatgagcaactttgtattcaaacggcctcgaatcaataaataaggaatccttacctttcttaccttcaATTGCAAGTGGGTTTCTTGGTTCCGTTTTatgacttgaagaaactcgatcactttggtctcgtttagtcgccattcttcgcatttcttgaaccaagtattggtattccaattcggtgaactcttcgcgtgacatgatttttgttgctaaaaagaaaatgttagatcacaaaacaaaataaaaaaaaatttaagtacctcaccacaaacctcacaatttcactcggaaagaagaaggaaaaggtgtcactcccgctcgtgtttacactcgtttggcttttacctccgctcgaatgatctcactcgctcgtgccttttacctctcaatcTTTTCTCTCGCAACTTTGTAGTCGGACTTGCCAAGGCTTTATCGTAGGCTTAGGGGTCGGTTTCAATAGGGTAACAAGGGAGACGCGTATAGGTTTAAGGTTGGCTGAAAGAACAGGGAATTGGGCAAGAAAAAAAATGTGGCGAATTAAGGAGAGTAGAATAGAAGAAGGGTCGGGAACTATATCagatcaaagcttgacgatcaagTATCAATTGATTTGCATAAATcactcttttcctttttttttttgattttttttatttcaatttttttgtggaattttttttttgattttttttaacttgtataacttttttttgttgtactatatcgacaagctaaatacaataaaatcacttttgtacacgatttttttttcttcggctgcgtagatttttgtttttatagcaacaataacaaactaatcgaaataagaaaacttcggtatacaaaaattttttttctatacttttttttttctgaccctacctcgggaatgctccgcttcgaacgtctaagcttctcattttaagtagctctgataccagatgatacaaaccgcctcggggagagtcgagtcgtatgctgagttgcccgatcgtctacgagaaagtatcgttcaattcacttttgaaatgaagttgatggaaaaaaaTAGGACGGAaactatgtataatggttctatgatggtttatggataagaataatatgaatattcggctaaattggatgggaaagtgaaagaagtaaatagatgatggatatggaagaaaagggttcttaaaagcaagcacgaaccaatattagaaaatatcggcccaaaatgcttataggctttcaaggtgaaggatgaaagtgataaacctcgacccgctacttagcaaagtaggaacctcggtatatgggtgaacgccacactatttgatagtgataagttagggatagtgaagaacagggttgacgccactaggcttcctagataagccaacgaagtcctcaacgaaatatgagagaaagaaatctcacaaattccataaaagtttaacaaagtttcattaagtgaaaagtctaacctcttacaaatgaaataacatatatttatagcctaaataaaagtagctgaatggacaagcttagaagttAAGAAATTCgaccataaacacctagataattctagaagaaaaatcatgaatatccatgaatgtgcagccctttaatgttccatcatcccccttggccgaatgaagctttaatacaccttgaatacttgaatggttagcttgaaaatgcatggatcatgcatgaaacgtcccaatgtatgttcctccataaatttggtccatgaaccttcaaaacatgaacattaaatagcccctacttgcatgaacgtctccagtacatgtactccc
This is a stretch of genomic DNA from Gossypium arboreum isolate Shixiya-1 chromosome 11, ASM2569848v2, whole genome shotgun sequence. It encodes these proteins:
- the LOC128283892 gene encoding uncharacterized protein LOC128283892, encoding MEVAMIHTDIQEDREATMARFLAGLNREIANVVELQHYIEVVDMVHMAIKVEKQLKQKGTTRAYPNTIPSKWGQSTSKGFPTNRTKDSSTISKANKPIAESSKGKAPESSTAHSRDIKCFNCFGRGHIASQCPNRRTMVIRADGEIETEDEEENEPESNSKVKEDLEQPVEGELLVVKRSLSLQSVEDEQQRENIFHSRCQVQGKVCSIIIDGGSCTNVASTLMVEKLGLSTTKHPNPYKLQWLNDGGELKVTKQVLVSFSMGKYSDEVLCDVVPMHAGHLLLGRPWQFDRRVMHDGYTNRYSFKYLGKNVTLAPLTPKQVYEDQQKLKLSVEQEFEDIFSDEIPSGLPPIRGIEHQIDLVPRAALPNRPAYWSNPEETKELKKKITELLDKGYIRESLSPCAVPVLLVPKKDGSWWMCVDCRAINKITIKYRHPIPRLDDMLDELSGAQIFMKIDLKSGYHQIRMREGDEWKTAFKTKLDLYEWLVMPFSLTNAPSTFMRLMNHVLRAFIRKFCVVYFDDILVYSKTLEEHVPHLGAVLETLRKEVLYANLKKCSFCTDKVVFLGYVVSANGLEVDQEKVQAIQEWPRSTTLAKFEASMDWLASTVYLCPTLVPLQHP